In Phyllostomus discolor isolate MPI-MPIP mPhyDis1 chromosome 3, mPhyDis1.pri.v3, whole genome shotgun sequence, a single genomic region encodes these proteins:
- the TRIM56 gene encoding E3 ubiquitin-protein ligase TRIM56 isoform X1 produces the protein MQAAPTFSHLLNVCKEEGSSLAQERVARGPTRPEENFWPFSMVSQGSSPSLLEALSSDFLACKICLEQLRVPKTLPCLHTYCQDCLAQLADGGHLRCPECREKVPVPPAGVAAFKTNFFVNGLLDLVKARAGGDLRAGKPACALCPLMGGASAGGPATARCLDCADDLCQACADGHRCTRQTHTHRVVDLVGYRAGLYDEEARERQAAQCPQHPGEALRFLCQPCSQLLCRECRLDPHLDHPCLPLAEAVRARRPGLEELLAGVDKNMAELEAARMAEKEALACLREQVARVGSQVEEAAERVLRALLAQKKEVQGQLRAHMEAAEEAARERLGELESREQVARAAAAFARRVLSLGREAEILSLEGAIAQRLQQLQGFPWMPGPSPCLLPQLELHPGLQDKNCHLLWLSFEKQQPQKDSGKDGAGSQEGEETQNRREDGARAPKEDRTPVPQKDGSQTPNVERAQTPKEGRSQMPQEDGGAQTGGRSNKKRKFKGRLKSISREPSPAPGPNLEDSGLLPKPIFSCSFPTRMPGDKRSPRITGLCPFGPREILVADEQNRALKRFSLNGDYKGAVPVPEGCSPCSVAALQGAVAFSAGARLYLISPDGEVQWRRALSLSQASHAVAAMPSGDRVAVSVSGHVEVYNMEGSLATRFIPGGKANRGLRALVFLTTSPQGNFVGSDWQQNSVVVCDGLGQVIGEYGGPGLHGCQPGSVSVDKKGYIFLTLREVNKVVILDPKGSLLGDFLTAYHGLEKPRVTTMVDGRYLVVSLSNGTIHIFRVRSPDS, from the exons ATGCAAGCAGCACCGACTTTTTCACATTTGCTGAATGTATGCAAGGAAGAGGGCAGCTCCCTCGCTCAAGAGCGAGTGGCCAGAGGACCCACAAGACCAGAAGAAAATTTCTGGCCATTCAG CATGGTGTCCCAGGGATCCTCGCCTTCTCTCCTGGAGGCCCTGAGCAGCGACTTCCTGGCCTGTAAAATCTGCCTGGAGCAGCTGCGGGTGCCCAAAACCTTGCCTTGCCTGCATACCTATTGCCAGGACTGCCTAGCCCAGCTGGCTGACGGCGGCCACCTTCGATGCCCCGAGTGCCGCGAGAAGGTACCCGTGCCGCCAGCAGGCGTGGCTGCCTTCAAGACCAACTTCTTTGTCAATGGGCTCCTGGATTTAGTGAAGGCTCGGGCCGGTGGAGACCTGCGCGCAGGGAAGCCggcctgtgccctgtgcccccTGATGGGGGGTGCCAGTGCTGGGGGTCCAGCCACAGCCCGGTGCCTAGACTGTGCTGATGACTTGTGCCAGGCCTGTGCCGACGGGCACCGCTGCACCCGGCAGACGCACACCCACCGAGTGGTGGACCTGGTGGGCTACAGGGCAGGGCTGTATGACGAGGAGGCCCGGGAGCGCCAGGCAGCCCAGTGTCCCCAGCACCCGGGGGAGGCCCTGCGATTCCTGTGCCAGCCCTGCTCCCAGCTACTGTGCCGTGAGTGTCGCCTGGACCCCCACCTGgaccacccctgcctgcccctggctgAAGCTGTGCGTGCCCGGAGACCGGGCCTTGAGGAGCTACTGGCAGGTGTGGACAAGAACATGGCTGAGCTAGAGGCCGCCCGGATGGCGGAAAAGGAAGCCTTAGCCTGCCTGCGGGAGCAGGTGGCCAGGGTGGGGTCACAAGTGGAAGAGGCTGCTGAGAGGGTTCTCCGAGCCCTCCTGGCCCAGAAGAAGGAGGTGCAGGGGCAGCTACGGGCCCACATGGAAGCTGCAGAGGAGGCTGCTcgggagaggctgggggagctGGAGAGCCGGGAGCAGGTGGCCAGGGCGGCAGCTGCCTTTGCCCGTCGGGTGCTCAGCCTGGGCCGTGAGGCCGAGATTCTGTCTCTGGAGGGGGCAATTGCCCAGAGgctccagcagctgcaggggTTTCCCTGGATGCCTGGACCATCCCCCTGTCTGTTGCCCCAGCTGGAGCTTCATCCTGGGCTCCAGGACAAGAACTGCCACCTGCTATGGCTCTCCTTTGAGAAGCAGCAGCCCCAAAAGGACAGTGGAAAAGATGGAGCTGGAAGCCAGGAAGGCGAGGAAACCCAGAACCGCAGAGAGGATGGAGCCCGGGCCCCAAAGGAGGACAGAACCCCAGTGCCACAGAAAGATGGAAGCCAGACCCCAAATGTGGAGAGAGCCCAGACCCCAAAAGAGGGCAGATCCCAGATGCCCCAAGAAGACGGGGGAGCCCAGACTGGCGGCAGGTCCAACAAGAAGAGGAAGTTCAAAGGCAGGCTCAAGTCAATTTCCCgggagcccagcccagcacctggaCCAAACCTGGAGGACTCGGGCCTCCTCCCCAAGCCCATCTTTTCCTGCAGCTTTCCCACGCGGATGCCTGGTGACAAGCGGTCTCCCCGGATCACTGGGCTCTGTCCCTTTGGCCCCCGGGAGATCCTGGTGGCAGATGAGCAGAACAGGGCTCTGAAGCGCTTCTCCCTTAATGGTGACTACAAAGGCGCCGTGCCTGTCCCCGAGGGCTGCTCCCCGTGCAGCGTGGCGGCCTTGCAGGGTGCGGTGGCCTTCTCGGCCGGGGCTCGGCTCTACCTCATCAGCCCTGACGGGGAGGTGCAGTGGCGCCGAGCCCTGAGCCTCTCCCAGGCCAGCCACGCTGTGGCTGCAATGCCGAGCGGGGACCGGGTGGCTGTCAGCGTGTCGGGTCACGTGGAGGTGTATAACATGGAAGGCAGCCTGGCCACCCGCTTTATCCCCGGGGGCAAGGCCAACCGGGGCCTTCGGGCACTGGTGTTCCTGACCACCAGCCCCCAGGGCAATTTTGTGGGGTCGGATTGGCAGCAGAATAGCGTGGTGGTCTGTGATGGGCTGGGCCAGGTCATTGGGGAGTATGGAGGACCAGGCTTGCACGGCTGCCAGCCGGGCTCTGTGTCTGTGGATAAGAAGGGCTACATTTTTTTGACCTTGCGAGAGGTCAACAAGGTGGTGATCCTGGACCCAAAGGGGTCACTACTAGGTGACTTCCTGACAGCCTATCACGGCCTGGAAAAGCCCCGGGTGACCACCATGGTGGACGGCAGGTACCTGGTCGTGTCCCTCAGTAACGGGACCATCCACATCTTCCGGGTCCGTTCTCCTGACAGTTAA
- the TRIM56 gene encoding E3 ubiquitin-protein ligase TRIM56 isoform X2, with translation MVSQGSSPSLLEALSSDFLACKICLEQLRVPKTLPCLHTYCQDCLAQLADGGHLRCPECREKVPVPPAGVAAFKTNFFVNGLLDLVKARAGGDLRAGKPACALCPLMGGASAGGPATARCLDCADDLCQACADGHRCTRQTHTHRVVDLVGYRAGLYDEEARERQAAQCPQHPGEALRFLCQPCSQLLCRECRLDPHLDHPCLPLAEAVRARRPGLEELLAGVDKNMAELEAARMAEKEALACLREQVARVGSQVEEAAERVLRALLAQKKEVQGQLRAHMEAAEEAARERLGELESREQVARAAAAFARRVLSLGREAEILSLEGAIAQRLQQLQGFPWMPGPSPCLLPQLELHPGLQDKNCHLLWLSFEKQQPQKDSGKDGAGSQEGEETQNRREDGARAPKEDRTPVPQKDGSQTPNVERAQTPKEGRSQMPQEDGGAQTGGRSNKKRKFKGRLKSISREPSPAPGPNLEDSGLLPKPIFSCSFPTRMPGDKRSPRITGLCPFGPREILVADEQNRALKRFSLNGDYKGAVPVPEGCSPCSVAALQGAVAFSAGARLYLISPDGEVQWRRALSLSQASHAVAAMPSGDRVAVSVSGHVEVYNMEGSLATRFIPGGKANRGLRALVFLTTSPQGNFVGSDWQQNSVVVCDGLGQVIGEYGGPGLHGCQPGSVSVDKKGYIFLTLREVNKVVILDPKGSLLGDFLTAYHGLEKPRVTTMVDGRYLVVSLSNGTIHIFRVRSPDS, from the coding sequence ATGGTGTCCCAGGGATCCTCGCCTTCTCTCCTGGAGGCCCTGAGCAGCGACTTCCTGGCCTGTAAAATCTGCCTGGAGCAGCTGCGGGTGCCCAAAACCTTGCCTTGCCTGCATACCTATTGCCAGGACTGCCTAGCCCAGCTGGCTGACGGCGGCCACCTTCGATGCCCCGAGTGCCGCGAGAAGGTACCCGTGCCGCCAGCAGGCGTGGCTGCCTTCAAGACCAACTTCTTTGTCAATGGGCTCCTGGATTTAGTGAAGGCTCGGGCCGGTGGAGACCTGCGCGCAGGGAAGCCggcctgtgccctgtgcccccTGATGGGGGGTGCCAGTGCTGGGGGTCCAGCCACAGCCCGGTGCCTAGACTGTGCTGATGACTTGTGCCAGGCCTGTGCCGACGGGCACCGCTGCACCCGGCAGACGCACACCCACCGAGTGGTGGACCTGGTGGGCTACAGGGCAGGGCTGTATGACGAGGAGGCCCGGGAGCGCCAGGCAGCCCAGTGTCCCCAGCACCCGGGGGAGGCCCTGCGATTCCTGTGCCAGCCCTGCTCCCAGCTACTGTGCCGTGAGTGTCGCCTGGACCCCCACCTGgaccacccctgcctgcccctggctgAAGCTGTGCGTGCCCGGAGACCGGGCCTTGAGGAGCTACTGGCAGGTGTGGACAAGAACATGGCTGAGCTAGAGGCCGCCCGGATGGCGGAAAAGGAAGCCTTAGCCTGCCTGCGGGAGCAGGTGGCCAGGGTGGGGTCACAAGTGGAAGAGGCTGCTGAGAGGGTTCTCCGAGCCCTCCTGGCCCAGAAGAAGGAGGTGCAGGGGCAGCTACGGGCCCACATGGAAGCTGCAGAGGAGGCTGCTcgggagaggctgggggagctGGAGAGCCGGGAGCAGGTGGCCAGGGCGGCAGCTGCCTTTGCCCGTCGGGTGCTCAGCCTGGGCCGTGAGGCCGAGATTCTGTCTCTGGAGGGGGCAATTGCCCAGAGgctccagcagctgcaggggTTTCCCTGGATGCCTGGACCATCCCCCTGTCTGTTGCCCCAGCTGGAGCTTCATCCTGGGCTCCAGGACAAGAACTGCCACCTGCTATGGCTCTCCTTTGAGAAGCAGCAGCCCCAAAAGGACAGTGGAAAAGATGGAGCTGGAAGCCAGGAAGGCGAGGAAACCCAGAACCGCAGAGAGGATGGAGCCCGGGCCCCAAAGGAGGACAGAACCCCAGTGCCACAGAAAGATGGAAGCCAGACCCCAAATGTGGAGAGAGCCCAGACCCCAAAAGAGGGCAGATCCCAGATGCCCCAAGAAGACGGGGGAGCCCAGACTGGCGGCAGGTCCAACAAGAAGAGGAAGTTCAAAGGCAGGCTCAAGTCAATTTCCCgggagcccagcccagcacctggaCCAAACCTGGAGGACTCGGGCCTCCTCCCCAAGCCCATCTTTTCCTGCAGCTTTCCCACGCGGATGCCTGGTGACAAGCGGTCTCCCCGGATCACTGGGCTCTGTCCCTTTGGCCCCCGGGAGATCCTGGTGGCAGATGAGCAGAACAGGGCTCTGAAGCGCTTCTCCCTTAATGGTGACTACAAAGGCGCCGTGCCTGTCCCCGAGGGCTGCTCCCCGTGCAGCGTGGCGGCCTTGCAGGGTGCGGTGGCCTTCTCGGCCGGGGCTCGGCTCTACCTCATCAGCCCTGACGGGGAGGTGCAGTGGCGCCGAGCCCTGAGCCTCTCCCAGGCCAGCCACGCTGTGGCTGCAATGCCGAGCGGGGACCGGGTGGCTGTCAGCGTGTCGGGTCACGTGGAGGTGTATAACATGGAAGGCAGCCTGGCCACCCGCTTTATCCCCGGGGGCAAGGCCAACCGGGGCCTTCGGGCACTGGTGTTCCTGACCACCAGCCCCCAGGGCAATTTTGTGGGGTCGGATTGGCAGCAGAATAGCGTGGTGGTCTGTGATGGGCTGGGCCAGGTCATTGGGGAGTATGGAGGACCAGGCTTGCACGGCTGCCAGCCGGGCTCTGTGTCTGTGGATAAGAAGGGCTACATTTTTTTGACCTTGCGAGAGGTCAACAAGGTGGTGATCCTGGACCCAAAGGGGTCACTACTAGGTGACTTCCTGACAGCCTATCACGGCCTGGAAAAGCCCCGGGTGACCACCATGGTGGACGGCAGGTACCTGGTCGTGTCCCTCAGTAACGGGACCATCCACATCTTCCGGGTCCGTTCTCCTGACAGTTAA
- the SERPINE1 gene encoding plasminogen activator inhibitor 1, whose translation MQMSPVFASLALGLALIFGEGYALHHQSQVAQLATDFGVKVFQQVAQASKDRNVVFSPYGVASVLAMMQPTTRGETRQQIHAAMQFEIEEKGVAPALRQLYKELMGPWNKDEISIADAIFVQRDLKLVQGFMPHFFRLFQTTVKQVDFSEVERARFIINDWVKRHTKGMISDLLGEGAVDQLTRLVLVNALYFNGHWKTPFPEQSTHHRLFHKSDGSTVSVPMMAQTNKFNYTEFSTPDGHYYDILELPYHGDTLSMFIAAPYEKEVPLSALTNILDAQLISQWKGNMTCLPRLLVLPKFSLESEVDLRRPLENLGMTNMFSPSQADFSSFSDQEPLYVSQALQKVKIKVNEKGTVASSSTAITVSARMAPEEIIMDRPFLFVVRHNPTGTVLFMGQVMEP comes from the exons ATGCAAATGTCTCCAGTCTTTGCCAGCCTAGCTCTGGGCCTGGCTCTCATCTTTGGTGAAGGATATGCCTTGCACCACCAGTCTCAGGTGGCCCAGCTGGCCACAGACTTCGGAGTGAAGGTGTTTCAGCAGGTGGCACAGGCCTCCAAGGACCGGAATGTGGTTTTCTCACCCTATGGGGTGGCCTCGGTCCTGGCCATGATGCAGCCGACCACGAGAGGAGAAACCAGGCAGCAGATCCACGCGGCAATGCAATTCGAGATTGAAG AGAAGGGCGTGGCCCCTGCCCTGCGTCAGCTGTACAAGGAACTCATGGGGCCGTGGAACAAGGACGAGATCAGCATCGCCGACGCCATCTTCGTCCAGCGGGACCTGAAGCTGGTTCAAGGCTTCATGCCTCACTTCTTCAGGCTGTTTCAGACCACAGTCAAGCAGGTAGACTTTTCAGAGGTGGAGAGAGCCAGGTTCATCATCAATGACTGGGTGAAGAGACACACGAAAG GCATGATTAGCGACTTACTTGGTGAAGGGGCCGTGGACCAGCTGACGCGCCTGGTGCTGGTGAATGCCCTGTACTTCAATGGCCACTGGAAGACACCCTTCCCAGAGCAGAGCACCCACCACCGCCTCTTCCACAAGTCTGATGGCAGCACCGTCTCGGTGCCCATGATGGCTCAGACCAACAAGTTCAATTACA CTGAGTTTTCCACCCCTGATGGCCATTACTACGACATCCTGGAATTGCCCTACCATGGGGACACTCTCAGCATGTTCATTGCTGCTCCGTATGAAAAAGAGgtgcctctctctgccctcacCAACATTCTGGATGCCCAGCTCATCAGCCAGTGGAAAGGGAATATGACCTGCCTGCCCCGTCTCCTGGTTCTGCCCAA GTTCTCCCTCGAGAGTGAAGTTGACCTCAGGAGGCCCTTGGAGAATTTGGGGATGACTAATATGTTTAGTCCAAGCCAGGCGGACTTCTCGAGTTTTTCAG ATCAAGAGCCTCTCTACGTATCGCAGGCGCTGCAAAAAGTGAAGATCAAGGTGAATGAGAAGGGCACGGTGGCATCCTCCTCTACAG